The following are encoded in a window of Roseisolibacter agri genomic DNA:
- a CDS encoding MbcA/ParS/Xre antitoxin family protein: protein MTRLELEQWLCGDRTRLPTAAEIAALLGLAPYTARGVPLASVVRRVARGWFAVVVLRDVFGDDRDVRRWLRTPRAELGGRCGLDLLWAGETRAVEELAMREWHQPSGSSVASWPVMQLAPLETREMPRVRRQA from the coding sequence ATGACCAGGCTGGAGCTGGAGCAGTGGCTGTGCGGCGACCGCACGCGTCTTCCCACCGCGGCGGAGATCGCGGCCCTCCTCGGGCTGGCGCCGTACACCGCGCGCGGCGTCCCGCTGGCGAGCGTCGTCCGCCGCGTGGCGCGCGGGTGGTTCGCGGTCGTCGTGCTGCGCGACGTCTTCGGCGACGACCGCGACGTGCGTCGCTGGCTGCGCACGCCGCGCGCGGAGCTCGGCGGGCGGTGCGGGCTCGACCTGCTGTGGGCGGGCGAGACGCGCGCGGTCGAGGAGCTGGCCATGCGCGAGTGGCATCAGCCGAGCGGGTCGTCGGTCGCCAGCTGGCCGGTCATGCAGCTCGCGCCGCTGGAGACGCGCGAGATGCCGCGCGTGCGCCGTCAGGCGTGA
- a CDS encoding MATE family efflux transporter, which yields MSQPARPIPAPLTPPAAPAAPPPARPGKGSRYDRSIVEGPLQQAVWKIAWPTMLTNIIGGLQGIVDHVLVGHLVGFTANAAIGVAWQIFLVVIAFISSLFTGMSVLVARFAGAGDEESVDRTVYQGFLTAIGISLFVMAPVGWFASPVLLDFVNAAPRVKAEALPFLRIMFLCSSGMLVFFMLGGALRSAGDARTPMVIGIVATVLNLVLNVILIRGLGPIPAFGTAGSAMGTVIAMGLVGIYALAKLWGGGWVVKFPRHHGFGPDWTIIRSLFRFGLPAGVQGIAMNVGGVLMLSFIGSLAQSAAAQAAFAVSYSQLFSLITWTSVGLMGAAAAVAGQNLGAHQPERAEAAVHVAARFGLAGAALIGLAFLLIPRQLLAVFGMNEPDVVEIGTQLLRVLSLSGLFITVALTYTGGLQGTGDTKSPLYISIVSQIAVPLGICFVVRETGTLQPLHVWVAILVGHATRCALSVWRFNQGKWRGIQVGVAGQ from the coding sequence GTGTCCCAGCCCGCGCGCCCGATTCCGGCGCCGCTCACCCCACCGGCGGCGCCGGCGGCACCACCGCCCGCGCGTCCGGGGAAGGGGAGCCGCTACGACCGCTCGATCGTCGAGGGGCCGCTGCAGCAGGCGGTGTGGAAGATCGCGTGGCCGACGATGCTGACGAACATCATCGGCGGGCTGCAGGGGATCGTCGACCACGTGCTCGTCGGCCACCTCGTCGGCTTCACCGCCAACGCGGCCATCGGCGTGGCGTGGCAGATCTTCCTCGTCGTCATCGCCTTCATCTCGTCGCTGTTCACCGGGATGAGCGTGCTGGTCGCGCGCTTCGCCGGCGCGGGCGACGAGGAGAGCGTGGACCGCACGGTCTACCAGGGCTTCCTGACGGCGATCGGCATCTCGCTGTTCGTGATGGCGCCGGTGGGATGGTTCGCGTCGCCGGTGCTGCTCGACTTCGTGAACGCCGCGCCCCGCGTGAAGGCCGAGGCGCTCCCGTTCCTGCGGATCATGTTCCTCTGCAGCAGCGGGATGCTCGTCTTCTTCATGCTCGGCGGCGCGCTCCGCTCGGCCGGCGACGCGCGCACGCCGATGGTGATCGGCATCGTGGCGACGGTGCTGAACCTGGTGCTCAACGTCATCCTCATCCGCGGCCTCGGTCCGATCCCCGCGTTCGGCACCGCCGGCTCGGCGATGGGGACGGTGATCGCGATGGGGCTCGTCGGCATCTACGCGCTGGCGAAGCTGTGGGGCGGCGGGTGGGTGGTGAAGTTCCCGCGACACCACGGCTTCGGGCCCGACTGGACGATCATCCGCTCGCTCTTCCGCTTCGGGCTGCCCGCGGGCGTGCAGGGGATCGCGATGAACGTCGGCGGCGTGCTGATGCTCTCGTTCATCGGCTCGCTGGCGCAGAGCGCGGCGGCGCAGGCGGCGTTCGCGGTGTCGTACTCGCAGCTCTTCTCGCTCATCACGTGGACGTCAGTGGGGCTGATGGGCGCCGCCGCCGCGGTCGCGGGGCAGAACCTCGGCGCGCACCAGCCGGAGCGCGCGGAGGCGGCGGTGCACGTCGCGGCGCGCTTCGGCCTCGCGGGCGCGGCGCTGATCGGGCTCGCGTTCCTGCTGATCCCGCGGCAGCTGCTGGCGGTGTTCGGGATGAACGAGCCCGACGTCGTGGAGATCGGCACCCAGCTCCTGCGCGTGCTGAGCCTCTCGGGGCTCTTCATCACGGTCGCGCTGACGTACACGGGCGGGCTGCAGGGCACGGGCGACACCAAGAGCCCGCTCTACATCTCGATCGTCTCGCAGATCGCGGTGCCGCTGGGGATCTGCTTCGTGGTCCGGGAGACGGGGACGCTGCAGCCGCTGCACGTCTGGGTGGCGATCCTGGTGGGCCACGCGACGCGGTGCGCGCTGAGCGTGTGGCGGTTCAACCAGGGGAAGTGGC